The following nucleotide sequence is from Candidatus Marinarcus aquaticus.
CACAGCCAATTACAGCAGGAATTTTCAATTCTGCACACCTTATTGCCATATGAGAGTTCGCCCCACCATAACACGTAATCAAACCTGAGATATTTTTAGAAAAAAGATAATCATACCCTGGATCAGCAGACTTTATACAAACTATTTTTCCTTCTACATTAATCTCATTAATGTTCTCTATGTCAGCTATATTTGAAGTAACCCTTTCGAGTGTTACAAAATTTGCTTCTTCAACTCCTACAGAAAAACTATAGATATCATCTTCATGAGTAATTAAACTAGGCAGCTTAATAGCTTGTGTATATTTATAAAACTCTTTATTTTTCTCAATATCTTTTTTAAGAATATCTTTAACATCACGATGATCTAATGTTGCATAAAGATTTTTAAATTTTTGAATATCTAAATATGCAAGGTCATCTCTGCTCACATTTACTTTACAGCCAAACTCTTCTATATAGATCAATATTTTACTCAAATGTTTTGTAAATATAAACTTTGCATACTCTCGACCCTGAATCGATTCTTTAATAAATGTTATTAATCCATCATAATTACATTTAAGTCCATTTTCAATGATAAGTTGCTCTATTTTTTCTTTTTGAGCTTTTGAAAATTCAAAAGCTTCTTGCTTACTTTCACATCCAAAACCTGAAAAGTATTCATCATATGCTTCATCATATCTTTTTGAACAGATATCATATGTACCTGGCCTTAAGTGCCCATAATCCTCTAAAAACTTTTTTTTCGATAAATATTTTTTATCTTCAGATATTTTTTTTGATATGGTTTCGATACTGTTTAAAAATTGATATTGTTCTTGAGATGTTATAATCTTCTCTTCTACAAATGAGTTTAAGAATTGTACAGCAATAAACGCTGCTCTTGCAACTCCAGCAAATGGGAGTGTTCCATATCGTTTACAATCCTCAATAAGCCAATATATCTTCTCTATTATAGGTAAATTTGATTCTACTATATCCTTATACTTCTCTTTTAAAAGTTCAATTTTATTTAAATCTTTTTTATACAAACCATTTTTTATATCTATAATATTATTAGTAAGCTCTAAAAGTTCAAACTCAATTCTTTTTATTTCATTATCACTGAAACCGTGTTGTTGTAGTTTTTTTAATTTCTTATCAATTCCAAGATAATAACAAGAAAATACAATTTTAAATTCAACTTTATCATGATTATTTGAATTTTTAGAGAGTTCTTCAAGATAAAATTCAACTAATTTAGCTGCTATACTGTTATGCAAGTTTTCTGGAATAAAAGAGTTAAAAGAGACCCTTACATCTATGAAAGGTACTCCTAAAAAAGAGACCAATAAAGGAAAAGATCTCAAGTTCCTATAACCATAATTATCTCTTTGATATGCCCATATTTCATCTGTAACTATCTCTTTATATAATGAGAGGGCTAACCTTTTGGGCTTTATACCTATAATCTCAGCAGGATTCCAATCAGGCATAACACCAAATATACTTCGACTTCCTAGTAACTTTGGATGTTGTGCATTTAATTTCTTTATTTTTTTATATAGTTTTTCTAAACTCTTTTCTAAAGCTATCTCACTTAAATCAAGCTTATTATTTGTAACAATCGTTCTTACTTGTAAAATATAAATTACTTCATCTACTATAGCAAACTCAATATCTAAAAATTGATTCTCAAAAACTTCTTCACACTCTTTTGAAGCTTTAATAAGTTGATTTATTTTGTGATTTTTGTCTTGTTTTGAATTTTTAAAGACAATTCTTGTTTTTAAATTCTCACCTTCACCACCTGTCACACTATTTGTACTTCCGCTCTCATCATAATTAATAATATAATAAGGAGCCAATGTATCTATGTCTGCAGTAAAAATTACTCCACTCATAGATACATTTTTAAGCATGGGTTGAACAAACACTTCATCTTTATTCTTCACAACATCACCATATGATTGTATAACCATGTCAATAGCTTTTTCTAACTCATTTTTCCTAAGTTGTACATTTTGTATACTTTCAAAACCACCTGCATGAGATGTGATACCATTATCTTCATTTGAAGATGAAGAACGAACGATGATTTCAGCATCAAAAGACTCTAAGCATTTATTTAAAATGCTTTGCTTGTTCTTTAAATAATCCTTTACATAAAACCTACTCAAAGGCAATATTTTAGCTGATAGAATTTTGTTCGATAAATATTCTAATGTTTTTGCTTTTGATAACGATGATAGTTTCATACTTTTTTTGCAGTCCATGCTCTGATTTTATAAGGTACTTCAATGATCTCTAAATCTTTTATTTCTTTTTCAATCATGGCAATGATTTCATTCCACCTTTGAACACCTGCTTGAACTTGTATATCATTTACTGAATGCCATGCACCCATATATCTCTCTTTACTCATCAATTCCATATGATCGGTTTCCATAAAAAAACAGTTCTTAAAATCTCCTGTAGAAACTAATACGTACTCCCACTCTTGTGTACTTTGAATTCCAGATGAGACTCGTTTTAATTCTGGAACAATTTTTTTAATATTTTCTTCAATATTTGTATGGAACTCAGATATTTTAATATTTCTAGGATTCCACATTGCTGTAAAATACCCTTCACTTTTAAGAATACGTGCAAACTCTGGTAATGATTTTTGTGGATCAGTCCAATGAAAAGAAGAAGCCATAATAACCCAATCAGCAATATTATCTTTTATTCCTGTCTCTTCACCACTTCCTTTTAACCACTGCACATTTTCAAATTTATTTGTATATTTAATCCCTTCTTCTCGCATGGCATCATTAGGTTCAACTGCTATTACAGATAACCCCATTTCAAGTAACATTTTTGTTAACTTACCTGTTCCTGCTCCAACCTCAACGATTTGAAAAGTTTCATTTTTTGTCTTATACTCCATTATCTTTAACAAGTTTTCTAAAAGTAATTGACTGTATGCTGGTCGATTAATATACTGCTTGGCTAATTTTGTAAAATCTCCTTGCTTCATCACTTCTCTCCAATTAAATTTAAAATTTGTTCTACTTTTTCATTAAGGTGATTGTTTTCACTGTTTTCAATGATTAATTCACAATTATGAGGTCTGTCATACGGTAAATTTACACCTACAACATCATCCCTTTGACCTTTTAAAGCTTTTGAATATAACCCTTTTTGATCTCTTTTTATCAACTCTTCAATCGTACACTCAATAAAAATCTCAAAATATTCTTCAATCTCTTTTCTATTAAGGTCATGTATCTCTTTATATAAAGACATCGTGGCACACACGACATTGATATCTTGAGAGATTAAGAATTTACACATTTTATGAATTCTTTTTGCATTTTCCAATCTATCTTTTGGAGTATGTCCCAAATCATTCCCTAACACTTCGCGAAAAATGTCTCCATCTAAAAAAACTGTATTGTCATACTTTTTCTTTAATTTCTCATATACTGCTTTTCCAATAGTTGTTTTTCCACTTCCACTTAGACCGGTTACCCAAATGAGTTTTCCTTTTTGTTGCATCATGTGTAAACCCAATTTGGATGCTTCTTATGCGTTAAAATATACTCTAGATTTTCTAAAAGGTACTCTTCACTGCATCCTATATTAAAAATAGCTTCTTTTTTATATTTTTCAATTTTATTGGCATATGCTTCTTGGTTTGTTTTGATTGTATCAATTACTTTTAAAATATCACTTGTTTTTTTAGCATGAAACCCTAACTTCTCAACAGGTCTTCTTTGGGGATCAAATACTTTGACTCCTGGCGCAAAAAATATTGATGGCTTCAATGTGGTTAATGAGTAAGTAAATGCTGTAGTTGAAATGTCAGTTATCATACATAACGATCGGGCATAATCTTCTAAAAGAGATTTATTTGAAAACTCAACTCTTTGATTGTCTTGAAATTTTGTTTTTAAAACATCATAAGAGGGGTGAGTTAAGCTTGTAGGGTGCGCTCGATAAATAATACTATAAGAAGTTTGTTCCAATAAAAACTCAATCAAATGTTGATCAAAGCCAACGTTATAGGCCAAACTCTCTTCAGTTGCAGTTTGAGGAGACTTTACAGTGGGTGCAATTAAAATACTCTTTGTTTCTTTATAATTGTTTTTAACAGATTCATACGATTTAATCGTTGCATCCAGTTTTAAATACCCCCCTTTAATAAAACATCGATTCGTACAATCATAATTGTTTTTTTCATTGACCATAGATGAAATTGCACTCTGCGTTGCAAAAAAAAGATATTTATATCCACTCTCTGGGACAACACCTGTAAATGCATCATGAGACAAATAGAGACCTACAGCATTTTGAGAGATCAAATTCTTACTTGTAATATTAGTGGAAATAATTAAATCTATGCCCTTTAAGTTTAAAGAATCTAAAAAATATTCATTTTGAAAAAATGGAATTTCTAAAGTAATTGCTTTTTTATCAAGCATTGCATCTTTACAATGAGGAGACTTAAGGTTAATCACACACCAACCGAGTTCTTTGAACTTTTCATGTAAATTTCCAAAAAGTGATGTGTAAGTTGCAAACATAGAAAACATTACCACACATTTTTTATTTTTTTCTACTTTAGAATAAAAAAGTTGTTTCCATTTTTCTACTTGACGCTTATATATGTCTATCTCAGGCTGCATTCAAAACCCTATTTAAATCAAATAAACTATTAACAATATGCAGGTTCTTCTCTTCATGGTTTTGATAACAAGGGTGATACAAAATTGTTAAATACTGCTCACTGGTTTGAGCAATATTTTTATCATTAACAATAAAAATATCAATCTTATTTAATAAAGGAATTACCTCCTCATCTGTTATAAACTCAATTTTAGAATCAGCAACGGTTTTAACTACTGCTAAAATATCTTTATTAAAAGAGTGAAAAGTAATCTGAATATCACTATTATTAATTGTTTCTAATAATTGAATAGAAAATCCTACTGCTGAATTAAACATTGAATTTTCATACTCTATATCTTTTAATTCTTCAAAATTAATACAAAAAAACAATCTCTTCATTTCCCCTCCCCTTATGTACTGTATCATTTATTTACTATATCATTTATTTTTTTATAATCCTCTTCACCCATGGGGTAAGCAATGACTTCATCTAACTCACTCACATAAAGACTTTTTGATACCATCTGCAAAATAAATATAAAGACCAAATGTGCTGTTTAAATCGTCCTTCTTTCCCTTCTAAATATAAATATTTTATAAATTCACTATGAAATAACCCACTCTCATTGGCTACTTTTAACATTAATGTTAAGATTTCTTTATCATATTCTGCGTATAACCATTCAATAAAAGGAGAGCTAAAGCCTTTTTTTCTTCTATTTACAATAGAAGTAGGTATATATTTTGAAGCAATTTTCTTTAAAAGATATTTATTGGTATCTCCTGCCCGAAGGTGCCCAGGTAAAGACAACATATAATCCACTAACCTATAATCTAAAAAAGGAGCTCTTAATTCTAAAGAGTTTGCCATGGACATTCGATCAATTTTACTCATTAATACTTCAGCAATCCAGATTTTAAGATCAACTTTTGACATCCATAAATAAGGATCATTTTCATATGGATGTTTTTCTCTTACATCAAAGCAACTTTCAGTTTGTAATTTATCCAATTGCATTTTTGTAAAAGTCTCCCCTCCACTATAAAAGATTTGTTCATTGTTACACACTCGATTTAAATATTCCCAACTTCTAGAAAGATTTTGGTTATTGTCTAAATAGTTTTTCAGAAGAGATTTACTGTTGCTTGATAGCTCATTATTCATAGAATAAAATTGTGCCATATGAAAATAATTATCATACCCTAAAAATATCTCATCACTCCCTTCTCCACTTAATGACGTTTTAATGCCTTTCTCATGAATCATTTTACTGATTAAATACGTAGGAAATGATGCGGAGTCTCCCATTGGTTCATCAAAATGTGTTAAAACAGTTTCCATGATATTAATATAATCTTTTCTACCTATTCTCAATTCATGATGGATAGAACCAATATGTTGTGATGCTTCTTTAGCCTCATTCAGTTCATCATAATGTAAATATTCATCATAACCAATTGAAAAGGTATTGATTTTTTTTCCTGAAACTTTTGCATAAATCGCACTTACCAATGAAGAGTCTATACCTCCTGATAATAATGAAGCCACTTCTTCATCTCCAACAAGCCGCTTCTGCACTGAATCAAATAATAACTCTTCAATATTTAATAGTGCTTCTTTTTCACTGATATTCAGAAGTTCTTTTTCTCCTGCTTTATAATATCTTTTAATGGTCAGATTATTGTTTTTATAAATTCCATATGTTCCAGCTTCTAATTTGTAAATACCTTCAAAAAAGGTATATGGAGGGAGGGATGATTGAAAAGAAAAAAATTGTTGCATTGCAATTTTATTAAGAGAAGGTGTGGTTTGTAACAATGCAAGAATGGCTTTGATTTCACTTGATACCATAAATCCTTTAAGTGAAGAGTAGTAAAGGGGTTTTTTCCCAAAACGATCTCTTGCTATAAAAAACTCTTCTTTGTTAGAGTCGTATATACAAAAAGCAAACATTCCGTTAAGATGATCCAACATTTTATGTCCAAACTTTTTATACAAGTGAAGCAACACCTCTGTATCACTTTTCGTTTGACAGTTAAAAGAGAATTTTTTCTTTAGATCTTTAAAGTTATAAATTTCTCCATTAAATACAATTGTATACTCTTCAAATTTCATTGGTTGATTAGAGCGCTCTTCAAGATCAATAATTGCCAGTCTTTTGTGCCCCATTTTTACACTGTTATTTATCCATACATCGGTTGCATCTGGACCTCTGTGATGTAATGTATCTAGAGCTTTTCTAAAGTTTTTTTCACTGCTCTTTCCTACTTCTAAAAGTATTCCACACATGTTTTATTCACCTTCAATTTAAAATAATATTTTCCCATTTTCTGAACGTTTGAGAAAGAGAAAACTCATTTATACAACGTTGATTTAACTCTTTAACTTTCTTATTTGGTTGATTCAATACATCCACTATTTTTTGAGCCAATACTTCAATATCGTTATCAATAAATTCTACATTTTCATAACCAGCAAACTCTCTCCACGATGGTATAAACTTAAAAGAGATTATTTTACAGTTTAAACTTAATGCTTCTAAGAAAGTATTGGGTAGTCCTTCATACACTGAAGGAAAAAGAAATGCTTCACAATTGGCCATATAACAATAAGGATTTTGTTCATAACCTTTAAAAATCACTCTTTGCTCTAATTTCAAACGCTCTGCCTCTTGCTGAATATGTAGTTTATCTTTCCCATCTCCAATAAAAACTAATTTGGTTTTCATTTTTGAGGCAATAAGACTATACGCATACAACGCCTCTTTTTGTCCTTTTTGTCGAGTGTCAAACCTTCCGACATGCAACAAAAAAGGTTCTTTAATATCACACTCGACCAGTGAAAGCTCTTTGATTTTATCTATATCTATTCCATTGGGAATCACTTTTGAGATAATATTATATTCTTTTAACTCTTCTGCAACACCTTGACTCACAGATATTACTTTTATGTTCTTATATAATTTTTTAATATTGGACACATAAAAACTGTAAGGCATCAAATGTATCATTTGATTTTTATACATATTTCCAATACTCACACGTGAAGAAACAATCACATTTGAATTCTCTTGTAAAGCAGTTAATGTGCAAATATTATTATAATCTTCAAAAGAGATAATCTTATCAAATAATGTACTTTTAAAAAAAGTTTTTATTCCTTTAACTCTAAATTTAAAAAGTTTTTCTCCAGTTTGTTCTGCTGACAGTTCTTTTTTAGAAAAATATATTTGCGGCAGATAAAAAAGTTCTATATTTTTATCCAAAGTATACATCACTTCTTTTGTTTCAAATAAAAGAATAGACACTCTACATTTTTGCACAAAATAATTGGCTAATAATGCTATATTTTTTTGTACTCCACCTAAAGTAAGATTATGAGTTATAAAAAGAATAGATTTCAATCTCTATTCCTGCAAATAACAAAAAAATTAGGAGAAAAAGATTGAGCTTTGAAGGTATCTAAAAATAGTCCAATGATATTATTGAATACAAAAATAGGTAAAATGATTGGCAAACAGACAATATTACGAAAACACCTAAATTTACTCGTTCTATCCCAAATATAGCCATTTATAATTGATATTAATGTTGTTCCTAAATATCCTTGATAATGAAACTCTATAACTTCAAATCCATTCTTTTCTAATAAAGTTTTTAACCCAAATTCACTAAACCGAAAAAAATCATAAGGTTGTGCATGTGCTTGATATATAAAAGGAACAGAAAGAAGTAATATGCCCTCTTTTTTGAGAACTCTTTTGGCCTCTATTATAACATCTTGATAATCAAAAACATGCTCCAATACTTGAGTTAATATGACGGTATCCATTGTTTCAGAAGCAAAAGGCAAAGAAGTTGCTTCTGCATTAACAAATTGAACATCTGATGCTTTAAACATCTCTTTATGGGTTAAACTTGAATCACTTATAATATACTCTGTGCATTTTTCTTCTAAATATTTTTTATATGGTGCTTGTCCTGCGCCTATATCCAAACATTTTCCCTTTACATAATGACTCGCTTTTAAAATCGATTTTTTCATTTGACGCCAATTTAAAAAAAATCCATCGGTCACATATACATCTGGTTGATGTATACTTCCTGTTAAAATTGGAATAAGTTTATAAGAAAAATAATGACACAATCGTTCCATCATCTGCATTTACCTCTTTATTCCTTTCATTCCTAAGAGGTATCGACAAGGTTCTATCTTTTTAAAACCGTTGTCAATAAACCACGTATACACATCATCAATATAGTGACGATTGATATACGAAGGACTGTACATATCGTATGTATTTAAAGCTCTTACCTCTTTGTCTTTATCCATTGCAATTGGAAATGTTTCCCTGAATGCATTACCCAAGAAAGGTATCTTATAAAGATAATATAACCAAGAGGCCACTTTAGAAAAACGGTACAAAACTTTCATGGACATCTTTGAAGTAATGTATTTTCTTATACGATCTTGATTTGCACTTTTTCGTAACCAATATGCACCATATAACCATATACTGCATAAACCACTGGATTTTACAAATTTACTGATTGAAGCAAAAGCTTTTTGGGTATCTGGGGTATGATGAAGCACGCCTAATGAATACACAACATCAAATCTCTCTTTTTTAAAAGGCAAATAAAACAAATCTGCTTGTATGATTGTTACGTTTTCTAAGTGGCCTATATTTTCATAAGCAGCATCAACTGCTCGACTTAAATCAACACCCACTATATGTTTAGCTTTAAAAGATGAAGCGCTGATTTCTAAATAAGGACCTGCTCCACAACCAATTTCTAATACCTCTTTTTCTTTTATATCTTCTTCTTTTAATGACAAATATTGTTGCATTTCATTTTTTGACATCTCTTCTCGATCATTCTTGACTCTTTTAAAAAGATGCCATTCATTACCAAAAGATTCTACATATTCTTCACTCTTTACAAAACGAGGAATGAAATCTTTTATTTCAAACTCTTTACTGCATTTTTTACAATGTAATACTCCCTCTTTAATGCGTTCATTTTTTGAAGTAATCACTGTTAATGTAAATTCGCTTTCACACTCAGGACAAACTAAATATTTTAAAGCAGTTTCTTTCACTTCTTTTCCTTTACTATATCAATTAAACAGTCTGCTACATAATTGACTTTTTCATGCTCTAATGTTGGATAAAGAGGTAAAGAGATACAACCTTCTCCCCAATTTTCTGTAACGAGAAAAGTCCCTCTTTCATAGTTGAATTGTGTTCTATAAAAAGAGGTTAAATGTATGGGATTGTAATTAACAGCAACACTAATTCCTTTCTGATTTAACTTATGAATCACCTCATCTCTATTTTTAACATGAATCACATATAGATGATAACTTTGTTTAACGGTATTAAGATACTTCACTCTTTTAATTTCAAGATTTTTTTTAAGTTTTTCTTCATAGATATCAACAATTTTTTTTCTTTTACTTAATAAATCCTCAATTCTTTCTAATTGTCCAATTAAAAGAGCCGATTGTATATCACTGATATTATACTTCCATCCTAATATTTCCATATCCCAATAAGAAAACTTTCCATAATAACGACTTGATGCATCTTTACTCATGCCATGCAATCTTAATTTTCTTAAATACTCTGCTTTGCTTTCATCTTGACAAATGATCGCTCCACCTTCACCTGAAGTGATATTTTTAGTGGCATAAAAAGAGAAACATGCTGCATGGGAAAGTTCTCCTACTTTAATCCCATCTCTTTCTCCTTCAATACAATGTGCAGCATCTTCAATAACTATGAGGTTGTGTCTCTTTGCAATTTTGTTTATCTCTTTCATATCGCACATCTGTCCATACAAATGCACAGGAAGAATTGCTTTTGTGTTTG
It contains:
- a CDS encoding methyltransferase domain-containing protein, which translates into the protein MKETALKYLVCPECESEFTLTVITSKNERIKEGVLHCKKCSKEFEIKDFIPRFVKSEEYVESFGNEWHLFKRVKNDREEMSKNEMQQYLSLKEEDIKEKEVLEIGCGAGPYLEISASSFKAKHIVGVDLSRAVDAAYENIGHLENVTIIQADLFYLPFKKERFDVVYSLGVLHHTPDTQKAFASISKFVKSSGLCSIWLYGAYWLRKSANQDRIRKYITSKMSMKVLYRFSKVASWLYYLYKIPFLGNAFRETFPIAMDKDKEVRALNTYDMYSPSYINRHYIDDVYTWFIDNGFKKIEPCRYLLGMKGIKR
- a CDS encoding glycosyltransferase, yielding MSILLFETKEVMYTLDKNIELFYLPQIYFSKKELSAEQTGEKLFKFRVKGIKTFFKSTLFDKIISFEDYNNICTLTALQENSNVIVSSRVSIGNMYKNQMIHLMPYSFYVSNIKKLYKNIKVISVSQGVAEELKEYNIISKVIPNGIDIDKIKELSLVECDIKEPFLLHVGRFDTRQKGQKEALYAYSLIASKMKTKLVFIGDGKDKLHIQQEAERLKLEQRVIFKGYEQNPYCYMANCEAFLFPSVYEGLPNTFLEALSLNCKIISFKFIPSWREFAGYENVEFIDNDIEVLAQKIVDVLNQPNKKVKELNQRCINEFSLSQTFRKWENIILN
- the asnB gene encoding asparagine synthase (glutamine-hydrolyzing), which codes for MCGILLEVGKSSEKNFRKALDTLHHRGPDATDVWINNSVKMGHKRLAIIDLEERSNQPMKFEEYTIVFNGEIYNFKDLKKKFSFNCQTKSDTEVLLHLYKKFGHKMLDHLNGMFAFCIYDSNKEEFFIARDRFGKKPLYYSSLKGFMVSSEIKAILALLQTTPSLNKIAMQQFFSFQSSLPPYTFFEGIYKLEAGTYGIYKNNNLTIKRYYKAGEKELLNISEKEALLNIEELLFDSVQKRLVGDEEVASLLSGGIDSSLVSAIYAKVSGKKINTFSIGYDEYLHYDELNEAKEASQHIGSIHHELRIGRKDYINIMETVLTHFDEPMGDSASFPTYLISKMIHEKGIKTSLSGEGSDEIFLGYDNYFHMAQFYSMNNELSSNSKSLLKNYLDNNQNLSRSWEYLNRVCNNEQIFYSGGETFTKMQLDKLQTESCFDVREKHPYENDPYLWMSKVDLKIWIAEVLMSKIDRMSMANSLELRAPFLDYRLVDYMLSLPGHLRAGDTNKYLLKKIASKYIPTSIVNRRKKGFSSPFIEWLYAEYDKEILTLMLKVANESGLFHSEFIKYLYLEGKEGRFKQHIWSLYLFCRWYQKVFM
- the cysC gene encoding adenylyl-sulfate kinase, encoding MQQKGKLIWVTGLSGSGKTTIGKAVYEKLKKKYDNTVFLDGDIFREVLGNDLGHTPKDRLENAKRIHKMCKFLISQDINVVCATMSLYKEIHDLNRKEIEEYFEIFIECTIEELIKRDQKGLYSKALKGQRDDVVGVNLPYDRPHNCELIIENSENNHLNEKVEQILNLIGEK
- a CDS encoding class I SAM-dependent methyltransferase, encoding MMERLCHYFSYKLIPILTGSIHQPDVYVTDGFFLNWRQMKKSILKASHYVKGKCLDIGAGQAPYKKYLEEKCTEYIISDSSLTHKEMFKASDVQFVNAEATSLPFASETMDTVILTQVLEHVFDYQDVIIEAKRVLKKEGILLLSVPFIYQAHAQPYDFFRFSEFGLKTLLEKNGFEVIEFHYQGYLGTTLISIINGYIWDRTSKFRCFRNIVCLPIILPIFVFNNIIGLFLDTFKAQSFSPNFFVICRNRD
- a CDS encoding DegT/DnrJ/EryC1/StrS family aminotransferase — translated: MKVDFFKHNIDETDIDRVNAVLRSVFLTNANVTSDFEKRFSHYMKSKECVAVNSCTAALHLSLLAWGIKEGDEVITTSMSFIATANAILHSGAKPVFVDVEPETYLIDCSKIEDAITPNTKAILPVHLYGQMCDMKEINKIAKRHNLIVIEDAAHCIEGERDGIKVGELSHAACFSFYATKNITSGEGGAIICQDESKAEYLRKLRLHGMSKDASSRYYGKFSYWDMEILGWKYNISDIQSALLIGQLERIEDLLSKRKKIVDIYEEKLKKNLEIKRVKYLNTVKQSYHLYVIHVKNRDEVIHKLNQKGISVAVNYNPIHLTSFYRTQFNYERGTFLVTENWGEGCISLPLYPTLEHEKVNYVADCLIDIVKEKK
- a CDS encoding class I SAM-dependent methyltransferase gives rise to the protein MKQGDFTKLAKQYINRPAYSQLLLENLLKIMEYKTKNETFQIVEVGAGTGKLTKMLLEMGLSVIAVEPNDAMREEGIKYTNKFENVQWLKGSGEETGIKDNIADWVIMASSFHWTDPQKSLPEFARILKSEGYFTAMWNPRNIKISEFHTNIEENIKKIVPELKRVSSGIQSTQEWEYVLVSTGDFKNCFFMETDHMELMSKERYMGAWHSVNDIQVQAGVQRWNEIIAMIEKEIKDLEIIEVPYKIRAWTAKKV
- a CDS encoding PEP-utilizing enzyme, whose translation is MKLSSLSKAKTLEYLSNKILSAKILPLSRFYVKDYLKNKQSILNKCLESFDAEIIVRSSSSNEDNGITSHAGGFESIQNVQLRKNELEKAIDMVIQSYGDVVKNKDEVFVQPMLKNVSMSGVIFTADIDTLAPYYIINYDESGSTNSVTGGEGENLKTRIVFKNSKQDKNHKINQLIKASKECEEVFENQFLDIEFAIVDEVIYILQVRTIVTNNKLDLSEIALEKSLEKLYKKIKKLNAQHPKLLGSRSIFGVMPDWNPAEIIGIKPKRLALSLYKEIVTDEIWAYQRDNYGYRNLRSFPLLVSFLGVPFIDVRVSFNSFIPENLHNSIAAKLVEFYLEELSKNSNNHDKVEFKIVFSCYYLGIDKKLKKLQQHGFSDNEIKRIEFELLELTNNIIDIKNGLYKKDLNKIELLKEKYKDIVESNLPIIEKIYWLIEDCKRYGTLPFAGVARAAFIAVQFLNSFVEEKIITSQEQYQFLNSIETISKKISEDKKYLSKKKFLEDYGHLRPGTYDICSKRYDEAYDEYFSGFGCESKQEAFEFSKAQKEKIEQLIIENGLKCNYDGLITFIKESIQGREYAKFIFTKHLSKILIYIEEFGCKVNVSRDDLAYLDIQKFKNLYATLDHRDVKDILKKDIEKNKEFYKYTQAIKLPSLITHEDDIYSFSVGVEEANFVTLERVTSNIADIENINEINVEGKIVCIKSADPGYDYLFSKNISGLITCYGGANSHMAIRCAELKIPAVIGCGENMFLKYKKANMITIDAANKQVKIIS